The Petrotoga miotherma DSM 10691 genome includes a region encoding these proteins:
- a CDS encoding sigma-70 family RNA polymerase sigma factor has translation MKKIENIDFEEAEKDEETLKVKVKKPKKKVKSVDTFISLLINKAKKKGNKLSYSDIDHAIPTDVADEIDSDYIEKIYDALESEGIEILEEEVEEEEKDALNEIECENEEVEELFSDTELKMYDNISLGDPIKIYLKEISKVELLSPSRERQLARRAQRGDQKARDELIKANLRLVISIAKRYTGRGLTFLDLIQEGNIGLIKAVDKFDWRKGFKFSTYATWWIRQAITRSIADQARTIRIPVHLVETINRMNKVIREYLQENGDYPSAKELAEILDKPEDKINEILMSAKDVLSLNSPISSGNGDDEESETGDFISTDETTPEEEAQKMIMKERLEEVLDTLNSKEALVLKMRYGFLDGKQKTLEEVGQFFNVTRERIRQIETKALRKLRHPNRVAQLKDIVES, from the coding sequence ATGAAAAAAATAGAAAATATAGATTTTGAAGAAGCTGAAAAAGACGAGGAGACTCTCAAAGTAAAAGTAAAAAAGCCCAAGAAAAAAGTAAAATCAGTAGATACTTTCATTTCATTATTAATAAATAAGGCAAAGAAGAAAGGCAATAAGTTATCTTATTCCGATATTGATCATGCGATCCCTACAGATGTAGCAGACGAAATAGATAGTGATTACATTGAAAAGATTTACGACGCTTTGGAATCAGAAGGAATAGAAATTTTAGAAGAAGAAGTAGAAGAAGAAGAGAAAGATGCATTAAATGAAATAGAATGTGAAAATGAAGAGGTTGAAGAATTATTTTCAGATACAGAGCTTAAAATGTACGACAATATCTCCTTAGGTGATCCTATAAAAATATATCTCAAAGAAATAAGCAAAGTTGAGCTTTTAAGTCCTTCTAGAGAAAGACAACTAGCTAGACGAGCCCAAAGGGGTGATCAAAAGGCTAGAGACGAATTGATAAAGGCAAATTTAAGGTTAGTTATTAGTATTGCGAAAAGATACACAGGTAGAGGATTGACTTTTTTAGATTTGATCCAAGAAGGAAATATCGGATTGATAAAGGCTGTAGACAAATTTGACTGGAGAAAAGGTTTTAAGTTCTCAACTTATGCAACATGGTGGATTAGACAAGCAATCACCAGATCCATAGCTGATCAAGCAAGAACGATTAGAATTCCAGTTCATTTAGTCGAAACTATAAATAGAATGAACAAAGTCATCAGAGAATATTTACAAGAAAATGGGGATTACCCTTCAGCAAAAGAACTTGCAGAAATTTTAGATAAGCCAGAAGATAAAATTAATGAAATCCTAATGAGTGCAAAAGATGTACTTTCTTTAAATTCACCTATATCTAGCGGTAATGGTGACGATGAAGAATCTGAAACAGGAGATTTTATTAGTACCGATGAAACAACCCCAGAAGAAGAAGCTCAAAAAATGATTATGAAAGAAAGATTAGAGGAAGTTCTTGACACTTTAAATTCTAAAGAAGCTTTGGTTTTGAAAATGAGGTATGGATTCTTAGATGGTAAACAGAAGACCTTAGAAGAAGTTGGACAGTTCTTCAACGTTACAAGGGAAAGAATAAGGCAGATAGAAACTAAGGCGTTGAGAAAATTGAGACATCCAAACAGAGTAGCACAATTAAAAGATATTGTAGAAAGTTAA
- the sufU gene encoding Fe-S cluster assembly sulfur transfer protein SufU has translation MVKIGLEELYSDIILDYAKNERYKKEIQNAKKAEGKNLSCGDEITLYLKVEDNIIKEVTFTGHGCIISQASASMMCEYLEGKTVDEANKILQEIIKMSQGKEFDKELVDGIEIFSDISKFPMRTKCFTLAWHTLDDALNGGNK, from the coding sequence GTGGTTAAAATAGGTTTAGAAGAACTTTACTCTGATATAATATTAGATTATGCAAAAAATGAGAGGTACAAAAAAGAGATACAAAACGCTAAGAAAGCTGAAGGGAAAAATTTATCTTGTGGAGACGAGATAACCCTTTATTTAAAAGTAGAAGATAATATAATAAAAGAAGTTACTTTCACAGGGCATGGCTGTATTATAAGTCAGGCAAGTGCATCGATGATGTGTGAATACCTTGAAGGTAAAACAGTAGACGAGGCAAATAAAATTTTGCAAGAAATTATTAAGATGTCACAAGGCAAAGAATTCGATAAAGAATTAGTAGATGGAATTGAAATTTTTTCTGATATCTCCAAATTTCCTATGAGAACTAAATGCTTCACCCTTGCTTGGCATACGTTGGATGACGCTCTCAATGGTGGAAACAAGTAG
- a CDS encoding cysteine desulfurase, whose translation MLSSKEYEEIFPALKRKINGHKLIYLDNAATTLRPKEVMDAVNEYSLNHHSNVHRSAHTLAAEATQYYEDARSKVANFINAEAEEVIFTKGATESLNLIAYSVAVSNILQSDDEILISTIEHHANFVPWQQIAKIFNLKIKYYPAKSGIFDLSDFLKHITNKTRLVSITALSNVTGQLIPVNTLIKQIRNIRQDVIIVVDGAQAVPHLPIDVKKMDCDFIAFSGHKMLGPTGIGVLYGKRKYLNMMTPFLFGGEMIDKVSTDGTTFNVLPYKFEAGTPNVDGAVGLAKAIEILESIGMDNIQEHDKQLTSYALKKLKELDFLEIFGPQDETQQSIISFNMKGVHPHDVAHMLNDLTGIAIRSGHHCAQPLMKEFGTTATCRVSFYLYNEEEDVDKLCEGLKKVWEWLK comes from the coding sequence ATGTTATCTTCCAAAGAATATGAGGAGATATTTCCAGCTTTAAAAAGAAAAATAAATGGGCATAAATTGATCTATCTTGACAATGCTGCCACCACGTTAAGGCCAAAGGAAGTTATGGATGCTGTAAATGAATACAGCCTCAACCATCATTCCAACGTCCACAGATCAGCGCACACTTTAGCAGCTGAAGCTACTCAGTATTATGAAGATGCGAGAAGTAAAGTTGCAAATTTCATAAACGCTGAAGCCGAAGAAGTTATTTTCACAAAAGGTGCGACTGAATCTCTTAATCTTATAGCATATTCCGTTGCAGTTTCAAATATTTTGCAGTCTGATGACGAAATTTTGATATCTACAATAGAACATCATGCAAATTTTGTTCCCTGGCAGCAAATAGCCAAAATTTTTAATTTAAAGATAAAATACTATCCCGCTAAAAGTGGGATTTTTGATTTATCTGATTTTCTCAAGCATATTACAAATAAAACGAGGTTAGTAAGTATTACCGCTTTGTCAAACGTTACCGGTCAACTTATTCCAGTTAATACTTTAATAAAACAAATTAGAAATATCAGACAAGATGTAATTATTGTTGTGGATGGGGCTCAAGCTGTACCTCACCTTCCTATCGATGTAAAAAAAATGGATTGTGATTTTATAGCCTTTTCTGGCCATAAGATGCTTGGACCCACGGGAATAGGTGTGTTGTATGGTAAAAGAAAGTATTTAAACATGATGACCCCTTTTTTGTTTGGGGGAGAAATGATCGATAAAGTTTCTACCGATGGAACTACTTTTAACGTGTTGCCTTACAAATTTGAGGCGGGAACTCCAAACGTTGACGGAGCCGTAGGATTAGCTAAAGCCATAGAAATACTTGAAAGTATTGGCATGGATAATATTCAAGAACATGATAAACAACTCACCTCTTATGCATTGAAAAAATTAAAAGAGTTAGATTTTTTAGAAATATTCGGCCCTCAAGACGAAACGCAGCAGTCAATAATATCCTTCAATATGAAAGGTGTTCATCCACACGATGTAGCGCATATGTTGAACGATTTGACTGGAATAGCCATTAGAAGCGGTCATCATTGTGCACAGCCATTGATGAAAGAGTTTGGTACAACCGCCACTTGTAGGGTAAGCTTCTATTTGTATAACGAAGAAGAAGATGTTGATAAATTATGTGAAGGATTAAAAAAGGTTTGGGAGTGGTTAAAATAG
- a CDS encoding SufD family Fe-S cluster assembly protein, whose translation METIFEKPIDMRHKDLKAVEWQIPQITPKRDYGDYEFQASLEHISNEMLKTFKNYRYEAYKNWGFPKWKRAKLNGYEPDKYVSFVPVSTSGKILALNGIDQEGIEILAKYDFEGAHRKFLLMAEAFSNTGFYLKTNEGEERDPIILTYDWKSPIYETSVYNISPFSKATVIRYIKSNKNENLFRTTSNRIIVRENASLELININLCKDDSLNIDNTFVEVQKNGKVQVTDINIGGRITSPHIVFRLAGEGAQAQLFPYFLGNKDNVIDMLYLMRFYSPETTGAIDAKGVIKDESKAVFRGFLDLKKGAKEANASESEYTLTLSEKAKAEALPSLLVDENEVNAAHAATVGTIEKEKLYYLMTRGFSLEEAKKLISSGLFESAIDRIKVFDEGMSQVVKDVIFQRI comes from the coding sequence ATGGAGACAATTTTTGAGAAACCTATAGATATGAGGCATAAAGATTTAAAAGCGGTTGAGTGGCAAATTCCCCAAATTACACCAAAAAGAGATTACGGAGATTATGAATTTCAAGCATCCTTGGAACACATTTCTAATGAAATGCTAAAAACATTCAAAAATTATAGATACGAAGCTTACAAAAATTGGGGCTTCCCTAAATGGAAAAGGGCAAAATTAAATGGTTATGAGCCAGATAAATATGTTTCCTTTGTCCCTGTTAGTACAAGTGGAAAGATACTAGCTTTGAATGGAATCGACCAAGAAGGGATAGAAATCTTGGCAAAATACGATTTTGAAGGTGCTCATAGGAAATTTTTATTGATGGCTGAAGCGTTCTCTAATACGGGTTTTTATCTAAAAACCAACGAAGGAGAAGAAAGAGACCCGATTATTTTAACGTATGATTGGAAGTCCCCTATATATGAAACCTCTGTTTACAACATAAGTCCATTCTCTAAAGCCACTGTAATTAGATATATAAAGTCCAACAAAAATGAAAATTTATTTAGAACGACTTCAAATAGAATAATAGTAAGAGAAAATGCTTCTTTAGAATTGATAAATATAAATTTATGTAAAGACGACAGTTTAAACATTGATAACACTTTTGTTGAAGTACAAAAAAACGGGAAGGTTCAAGTCACAGATATAAATATAGGAGGGAGAATTACCTCGCCACATATTGTGTTCAGACTTGCTGGCGAAGGCGCGCAGGCTCAGTTATTTCCTTATTTTTTGGGAAATAAAGATAACGTTATTGATATGCTTTATTTAATGAGGTTCTATTCACCTGAAACAACTGGAGCAATCGATGCCAAAGGCGTTATAAAAGACGAATCAAAGGCTGTATTCAGGGGTTTTCTTGATTTGAAAAAAGGAGCAAAAGAAGCCAATGCATCCGAATCAGAGTACACTTTAACCCTTTCTGAAAAAGCCAAAGCTGAAGCGCTTCCCAGTTTGTTGGTGGATGAAAATGAAGTAAATGCTGCACATGCTGCTACTGTAGGTACTATTGAAAAGGAGAAATTATATTATCTGATGACTCGTGGATTTTCGTTGGAAGAAGCCAAAAAATTAATCTCTTCAGGTTTATTTGAATCTGCCATAGATAGAATTAAAGTGTTCGATGAAGGGATGAGTCAGGTGGTAAAAGATGTTATCTTCCAAAGAATATGA
- the sufB gene encoding Fe-S cluster assembly protein SufB has protein sequence MAKNENVNIEDLLVDQSKFDFKNPETYVYKTIPGLNEKVVQEISEQKEEPTWMRDLRLKSLHIFNTWRDPRFGVDVSDLDVSKIVAYIRPRGKTSGSWDDVPAEIKDTFDKLGIPEAEKKALAGVGAQYDSEIVYQNIKKELENLGVIFLNMESAVKKYPDLVKEYFMKAVAPTNHKYAALHGAVWSGGTFLYVPKGVKVPLPLQAYFRMNNPGMGQMEHTIIVADEGSELAFIEGCSAPYYEVTNLHAGMVEIYVKKGARVKYATIQNWSKNTYNLNTKRAIVDEDGIMEWVSGSLGSHKTMIYPSSILRGKGAKTETKAITYAGPNQHMDSGSKVFMFAPYTSANVDARSISIGGGWAFYRGWLKVGENAKGAKASVSCQALMLDNESKSDTVPLIEVYTDEADVGHEARIGRIKEEQIYYLMSRGLSEAEAKAMVVRGFVEPFAKELPLEYAIELNRLINLEVESSIG, from the coding sequence ATGGCTAAAAATGAAAATGTTAACATAGAAGATTTATTGGTAGACCAGAGCAAATTCGATTTTAAAAATCCCGAGACGTATGTTTACAAAACTATTCCGGGTTTAAACGAAAAGGTAGTTCAAGAAATATCCGAACAAAAAGAAGAACCTACCTGGATGAGAGATTTACGTTTAAAATCTTTACATATATTTAACACGTGGAGGGATCCTCGATTCGGGGTTGATGTTTCTGACTTAGATGTAAGTAAAATTGTTGCATACATTAGGCCAAGGGGAAAAACATCCGGATCGTGGGATGACGTCCCTGCGGAAATAAAGGATACTTTCGATAAACTAGGAATTCCAGAGGCAGAGAAAAAGGCATTGGCTGGTGTTGGTGCACAATACGATTCGGAAATCGTTTATCAAAATATAAAAAAAGAGCTTGAAAATTTGGGAGTTATATTTTTAAATATGGAAAGTGCGGTTAAAAAGTATCCTGATTTAGTTAAAGAATATTTCATGAAAGCAGTGGCTCCTACAAACCATAAGTATGCCGCTTTACATGGTGCTGTGTGGAGCGGAGGTACATTTTTATACGTCCCAAAAGGTGTAAAAGTTCCATTGCCGCTTCAAGCTTATTTTAGAATGAATAATCCTGGAATGGGGCAGATGGAGCATACGATAATAGTTGCTGATGAAGGAAGTGAACTGGCTTTCATAGAAGGATGTTCTGCTCCTTATTATGAAGTAACAAACCTTCATGCCGGGATGGTAGAAATATACGTAAAGAAAGGTGCAAGGGTAAAATATGCAACGATTCAGAATTGGAGTAAAAACACATACAATTTGAATACAAAAAGGGCAATAGTTGATGAAGACGGTATAATGGAATGGGTATCAGGTTCTTTGGGGAGTCATAAAACGATGATATATCCATCTTCAATACTAAGAGGCAAAGGAGCGAAAACCGAAACTAAGGCGATCACTTATGCTGGCCCAAATCAACATATGGATTCAGGATCCAAAGTTTTCATGTTTGCGCCATATACCAGCGCAAATGTCGATGCACGAAGTATAAGTATCGGCGGTGGTTGGGCCTTTTACAGAGGATGGTTGAAGGTAGGAGAGAACGCCAAAGGTGCAAAAGCTTCGGTATCTTGTCAAGCCTTGATGCTTGATAACGAATCTAAAAGCGATACTGTGCCTCTTATCGAGGTTTACACTGATGAAGCAGATGTTGGGCATGAAGCACGTATAGGTAGAATCAAAGAAGAGCAGATTTACTATTTGATGAGTAGAGGGTTAAGTGAAGCTGAGGCTAAAGCCATGGTAGTTAGAGGTTTTGTAGAACCTTTTGCCAAAGAGCTTCCATTAGAGTACGCCATTGAATTGAACAGATTAATTAATTTAGAAGTAGAATCAAGCATAGGATAA
- the sufC gene encoding Fe-S cluster assembly ATPase SufC, with protein MSALLEIQDLKAKVRDEDVEILKGVNLTINKGEIHALMGPNGSGKSTLAHVIMGNPKYQITSGDILFEGQSILDLSTDERAKLGLFMSFQTPEEVEGIKMRQFLINSFRNIHKEDKITLLELNKVISQLSQNLDLNGEFLERYINTGFSGGEKKKSEILQMGFLKPKLSILDEIDSGLDIDALRIVAENINRVKTGNMGVLLITHYQRILNFVVPDYVHIYIDGKIVKTGSEELAKEIEENGYSTLEQEMGITISEE; from the coding sequence ATGTCAGCTCTTTTAGAAATACAGGATTTGAAGGCAAAAGTTAGAGATGAAGATGTTGAAATATTAAAAGGTGTTAACTTAACTATAAATAAGGGTGAGATACATGCATTAATGGGGCCAAATGGGTCTGGAAAATCTACATTAGCCCATGTTATCATGGGGAATCCAAAATATCAAATTACTTCAGGAGATATCTTATTTGAAGGGCAATCCATTTTAGATCTTTCTACAGATGAAAGGGCTAAATTAGGTTTGTTTATGTCTTTTCAAACTCCTGAAGAGGTTGAAGGGATAAAGATGAGACAATTCTTGATTAATTCCTTCAGAAACATTCATAAAGAGGATAAAATTACACTATTGGAATTAAATAAAGTAATATCCCAGTTATCCCAAAATTTAGATCTCAACGGAGAATTTCTGGAAAGATATATCAATACCGGGTTTTCCGGTGGTGAAAAGAAAAAAAGTGAAATACTACAAATGGGTTTTCTTAAACCAAAATTGAGTATATTGGATGAGATAGATTCCGGTTTAGATATTGATGCACTGAGAATAGTAGCAGAAAACATCAACAGAGTAAAAACTGGTAATATGGGAGTATTACTCATTACACACTATCAAAGAATCTTGAACTTTGTTGTTCCTGATTACGTACATATATATATAGACGGGAAAATAGTTAAAACAGGATCAGAAGAATTAGCTAAAGAGATAGAGGAAAACGGTTACTCAACGTTGGAGCAAGAAATGGGAATAACTATTTCTGAGGAGTGA
- a CDS encoding dihydroorotate dehydrogenase — MIDTKVKIAGVEFKNPVIAASGTFGFGREFLEYFPISKLGGLSTKGLTLREREGNKGVRIHETIGGIMNSIGLQNPGIDAFIVEELPFLNSQDTVIIANVSGNTIEEYVISVEKLNQTEIDMIELNISCPNVKEGGISFGTKAEIASNVVTQVRKVCQKPLIVKLSPSAENIVEMAESCVEAGADALSLVNTFPALAIDISKKKAIFDNITAGLSGPCIKPIALRMVYEVSKAVDVPVIGIGGIMDYRDVIEYIMAGAWAVQVGTANFINPNACAEIIEGIEEYLQKEGISTLEEIRGII, encoded by the coding sequence ATGATTGATACCAAAGTGAAAATCGCTGGGGTAGAGTTTAAAAATCCTGTAATAGCTGCTTCTGGGACTTTTGGTTTTGGTAGGGAGTTTTTAGAATACTTTCCCATCTCTAAATTAGGTGGATTATCAACCAAAGGGCTAACTTTAAGGGAAAGAGAAGGAAATAAAGGTGTACGGATTCATGAAACCATAGGGGGCATAATGAACAGTATTGGTTTACAAAATCCCGGTATAGACGCATTTATTGTAGAAGAGCTTCCTTTCTTAAACAGCCAGGATACGGTGATAATTGCCAACGTTAGTGGAAATACGATTGAAGAATACGTTATTTCCGTTGAAAAACTAAACCAAACCGAGATTGATATGATAGAGCTGAACATTTCCTGCCCCAACGTTAAAGAAGGAGGCATTTCTTTCGGTACAAAGGCAGAAATAGCTAGCAACGTTGTAACACAAGTTAGAAAAGTTTGCCAAAAGCCCCTAATAGTAAAATTATCTCCAAGTGCTGAAAATATCGTTGAAATGGCTGAAAGTTGCGTTGAAGCAGGAGCAGACGCACTATCACTTGTAAACACTTTTCCTGCCTTAGCGATAGATATAAGCAAGAAAAAAGCCATTTTTGATAATATAACTGCTGGTCTATCAGGGCCTTGTATAAAACCTATTGCTTTAAGAATGGTGTATGAAGTTTCAAAAGCTGTTGATGTTCCTGTTATAGGTATTGGGGGAATTATGGATTATAGAGATGTGATTGAGTATATAATGGCAGGTGCGTGGGCTGTGCAAGTAGGCACTGCTAATTTTATAAATCCCAATGCTTGTGCTGAAATAATTGAAGGTATAGAAGAATATTTACAAAAAGAAGGGATTTCAACTTTAGAGGAAATAAGAGGGATCATTTAG
- a CDS encoding dihydroorotate dehydrogenase electron transfer subunit, whose product MKEGYREVDISSNTEIAKDIFELKVQLESNDSLGDPGQFYMFRSWDFDPLLSRPFSICNIEGNVVTFLYKIVGRGTNYLSKLKPKDKLKVLGPLGNGFNLNVNGKAALISGGIGIPPMIYLAKKLSTEIYFYAGFTNEVYYMDYVQKYVNKIYITTEDGSTGQKGFITDIFRPEKYDVVFTCGPSPMMKKVVEKCENMIPVFVSMESIMACGMGACLGCSIKTKSGMKRVCKEGPVFEGREVFFDD is encoded by the coding sequence ACTGAAATCGCAAAAGACATATTCGAGTTGAAAGTTCAATTAGAATCCAACGACAGTTTGGGTGATCCTGGACAGTTTTATATGTTTCGTAGTTGGGATTTTGATCCTCTTTTGTCTAGACCTTTTAGTATATGCAATATAGAAGGAAACGTTGTGACTTTCTTGTACAAAATTGTTGGACGAGGAACAAATTACCTATCCAAACTGAAACCAAAAGATAAGTTAAAGGTTTTGGGTCCCTTGGGGAACGGTTTTAATTTGAATGTAAATGGAAAAGCTGCTTTAATTTCCGGTGGTATCGGTATACCTCCAATGATTTATTTGGCAAAAAAGTTGAGTACAGAGATCTATTTTTATGCTGGATTTACAAATGAAGTTTATTATATGGACTACGTACAAAAGTATGTGAATAAGATCTATATAACGACTGAAGATGGTTCTACAGGTCAAAAAGGTTTCATAACGGATATATTCAGACCAGAAAAATATGATGTTGTTTTCACTTGCGGTCCTTCTCCCATGATGAAAAAAGTAGTTGAAAAATGTGAAAATATGATTCCTGTTTTTGTCTCTATGGAAAGTATCATGGCCTGTGGTATGGGAGCATGCTTGGGATGCAGTATAAAGACAAAATCTGGGATGAAAAGGGTATGTAAAGAGGGACCCGTTTTTGAGGGAAGGGAGGTATTTTTTGATGATTGA